In Acidaminococcus timonensis, one DNA window encodes the following:
- the hisS gene encoding histidine--tRNA ligase — protein sequence MLTGAPRGTKDILPGMVNGWRYVEQIIREACREFNYQEIRTPIFEHTELFQRGIGDGTDVVDKEMYTFTDRSGRSLTLRPENTASVVRSFVENKLYAEPMPLKVFYIGPMFRYDRPQAGRMRQFHQFGVEALGSESPVVDAEVIMLALTVLKKLGLKDLKLKINSVGCPNCRPQHRKLLQDYFRPHLSELCEDCQSRFDRSPLRILDCKVDADKPFMAGAPKITDSLCDECREHFETVKKLLTEAGVEYEVDSNLVRGLDYYTKTAFEIQYSPLGAQSAVGGGGRYDGLVEELGGPSTPGVGFAMGLERILLALEKQNLLPKSKEAVDVFAVIPDEGGVADAFRVVTALRAQGLVCDMNLVSRSMKAQMKQANREQARFALIFGEEERSRGAVTVRNMADSNQEEVCFGALESYFQK from the coding sequence ATGTTAACAGGGGCACCTCGTGGTACCAAAGACATTCTGCCGGGTATGGTCAATGGCTGGCGGTATGTGGAACAAATCATTCGGGAAGCTTGCCGTGAATTCAATTATCAGGAGATCCGCACTCCCATCTTTGAGCACACGGAATTGTTCCAGAGAGGCATCGGGGACGGCACCGATGTGGTGGACAAGGAAATGTACACCTTCACCGACCGCAGTGGCCGGAGCCTGACGCTGCGTCCGGAGAACACGGCTTCCGTGGTGCGTTCCTTCGTGGAAAACAAACTGTATGCGGAACCCATGCCGCTGAAGGTGTTCTATATCGGACCCATGTTCCGGTATGACCGTCCTCAGGCCGGCCGGATGAGACAATTCCATCAGTTCGGCGTGGAAGCCCTGGGGTCTGAATCTCCGGTGGTGGATGCGGAAGTCATCATGCTGGCGCTGACGGTGCTGAAGAAGCTGGGCCTGAAAGACCTGAAGCTGAAGATCAACTCCGTAGGGTGCCCCAACTGCCGTCCCCAGCACCGCAAACTGCTGCAGGACTATTTCCGTCCCCATCTGAGCGAACTGTGTGAAGACTGTCAGAGCCGTTTCGACCGGAGCCCGCTGCGGATCCTGGACTGCAAAGTGGATGCTGACAAACCGTTCATGGCCGGTGCGCCCAAAATCACGGACAGCCTGTGCGACGAATGCAGGGAACATTTTGAAACGGTCAAGAAGCTGCTGACGGAAGCCGGCGTGGAATACGAAGTGGACAGCAACCTGGTACGGGGGCTGGACTACTATACCAAGACGGCCTTCGAAATCCAGTACTCCCCGCTGGGCGCCCAGAGCGCTGTAGGCGGTGGCGGCCGGTATGACGGCCTGGTGGAGGAACTGGGCGGTCCCAGCACGCCGGGCGTGGGCTTTGCCATGGGTCTGGAACGGATCCTGCTGGCCCTGGAAAAACAGAACCTGCTGCCGAAAAGCAAGGAAGCGGTGGACGTGTTCGCCGTCATTCCCGATGAAGGCGGTGTGGCCGATGCCTTCCGTGTGGTAACGGCACTGCGTGCCCAGGGCCTGGTCTGTGACATGAACCTGGTATCCCGCAGCATGAAGGCCCAGATGAAACAGGCCAACCGGGAACAGGCCAGATTCGCACTGATCTTCGGCGAAGAAGAACGGAGCCGGGGTGCGGTGACCGTGCGGAATATGGCCGACAGCAACCAGGAAGAAGTATGCTTTGGGGCTCTGGAGTCCTATTTCCAAAAGTAA
- a CDS encoding phosphate/phosphite/phosphonate ABC transporter substrate-binding protein translates to MKLWKMMTGMLLAGALLASGCGSTTEKKEGSRSIPELKIAISPYQDADTIRTRTEPLGKLLQAKLKEKGYDVKKVSITVGTSYNAVGEALSAGSADVGFISGATYVLYDKDVDVLLTALREGINKDTTDLKVWNDGSRDTFTKNLVKYYRSAIVVGPSPKGQALLARVKRGEKPTWEELADLNWSVMSPASASGYLYPSLWLKENYGKTLKDLPHVVQADSYTTSAARLASGQVDVMVAYSHIRAKMEKDWQAKLGGTAPIWEQTGVIGVSDKIFNDTISVSKSSKLMQDEGFRKALGEALIEIGKTDEGLKILKTIGHKGYDWARSSDYDSERKIQKELK, encoded by the coding sequence ATGAAATTATGGAAAATGATGACAGGGATGCTGCTGGCAGGAGCGCTGCTGGCTTCCGGCTGCGGCAGTACAACGGAGAAAAAAGAAGGAAGCCGATCCATACCGGAACTGAAAATCGCCATTTCGCCCTATCAGGATGCGGATACCATCAGGACCCGGACGGAGCCCCTGGGCAAACTGCTCCAGGCCAAATTGAAGGAAAAAGGCTATGATGTGAAAAAAGTTTCCATCACCGTAGGAACCTCCTACAATGCGGTGGGAGAGGCTCTCAGTGCAGGCAGTGCCGATGTGGGCTTTATTTCCGGAGCCACGTATGTGCTCTATGACAAGGATGTGGACGTGCTGCTGACGGCACTGCGGGAAGGCATCAATAAGGACACCACGGATCTGAAGGTATGGAATGACGGCAGCCGGGATACATTCACCAAAAATCTGGTGAAATATTACCGGTCGGCCATTGTGGTGGGACCCAGCCCCAAGGGACAGGCCCTGCTTGCCAGGGTGAAACGGGGGGAAAAGCCCACCTGGGAGGAACTGGCAGATCTGAACTGGTCGGTGATGAGCCCGGCTTCCGCTTCCGGTTACCTGTATCCTTCCCTGTGGCTGAAGGAGAATTATGGAAAGACCCTGAAAGACCTGCCCCATGTGGTCCAGGCTGATTCCTATACCACCTCTGCGGCACGGCTGGCCAGTGGCCAGGTGGACGTGATGGTGGCCTATTCCCATATCCGTGCCAAGATGGAAAAAGACTGGCAGGCCAAACTGGGCGGTACCGCTCCCATCTGGGAACAGACCGGTGTGATCGGCGTATCGGACAAGATCTTCAACGATACCATCAGTGTCAGCAAAAGCAGCAAACTGATGCAGGATGAAGGATTCCGGAAAGCACTGGGCGAGGCCCTGATCGAAATCGGCAAGACGGACGAAGGGCTGAAGATCCTGAAGACCATCGGGCACAAAGGATACGACTGGGCCAGGTCCAGCGACTACGACAGCGAACGGAAGATCCAGAAGGAATTGAAATGA
- the phnC gene encoding phosphonate ABC transporter ATP-binding protein encodes MTKEALGLRHVTQSYQKGHLILDGVSLSVPEGQFLSVIGPSGAGKTTLLRLFNGMVKPAAGEVWVEGQRFDCLKGKKRRQVQQQVGMIFQDFCLVEESTCLANVLNGSLSRVPFWRVLLDHFPQEEVERAREALELVGLADSADKKTGELSGGQKQRVAIARVLVQQASIILADEPVASLDPGSSRAILELLRRLQETQQLTVVMNSHNVEQARQYSDRILGLRQGRIGFDGNPDEWTETRFRELYRRQA; translated from the coding sequence ATGACGAAAGAAGCACTGGGATTGCGGCATGTGACACAATCGTATCAGAAGGGACACCTCATCCTGGATGGGGTGTCTCTTTCCGTGCCGGAAGGGCAGTTCCTTTCGGTCATCGGGCCCAGCGGGGCCGGCAAGACCACCCTTCTGCGGCTGTTCAACGGCATGGTGAAGCCGGCAGCCGGGGAAGTCTGGGTGGAAGGACAGCGCTTTGACTGCCTGAAAGGGAAAAAACGCCGGCAGGTCCAGCAGCAGGTGGGGATGATCTTCCAGGATTTCTGTCTGGTGGAAGAAAGTACCTGTCTGGCCAATGTACTCAACGGCAGCCTGTCCCGTGTTCCCTTCTGGCGTGTATTGCTGGATCATTTTCCCCAGGAGGAAGTGGAACGGGCGCGGGAGGCCCTGGAACTGGTGGGCCTGGCCGATTCCGCTGACAAGAAGACCGGTGAACTGAGCGGGGGCCAGAAACAGCGGGTGGCCATTGCCCGGGTCCTGGTCCAGCAGGCATCCATCATCCTGGCAGATGAACCTGTGGCTTCCCTGGATCCCGGTTCCAGCCGGGCCATCCTGGAATTGCTGCGCCGGCTGCAGGAAACACAGCAGCTGACGGTGGTCATGAACAGCCATAACGTGGAGCAGGCCCGGCAGTATTCGGACCGGATCCTGGGTCTGCGCCAGGGACGGATCGGCTTCGATGGCAACCCGGACGAATGGACGGAAACCCGGTTCCGGGAACTGTACAGGAGGCAGGCATGA
- a CDS encoding RelA/SpoT family protein, giving the protein MEQLDDKPISAEEFYARISKYLTPRQVEFVREAYNFAAEAHAKQKRASGEPYIIHPLGVASILAQLQMDDVTLAAAFLHDVVEDTEVSLDQLEDIFGREVAMLVDGVTKLGKIEYISREEQQVENYRKMFLAMAKDIRVVLIKLADRLHNMRTMKYMPVNKQKRISSETLEIYAPLAHRLGIYAIKWELEDLAFRYMEPQHYYELVEQVKIKRHEREAMVQEAMDELRKLCEESGINCQIQGRPKSFYSIYKKMQRDHKTINEIYDLLAVRVLVDTVKDCYGVLGIVHGKWKPIPGRFKDYIAVPKSNGYQSLHTTVVSSSGQPLEIQIRTFEMHKVSEYGVAAHWRYKESGGSKMPSAADKSVDAKMAWLRQLLEWHKDMRDPHEFVDTVKMDVFSDEVFVFTPQGDVLDLPEGSVPIDFAYRVHTGVGNSCVGAKVNGKIVPLDYHLKNGDIVEIITSKTSPGPSRDWINIVGSSQTKNKIKQFFKKERREENIVNGREMLERECRRLGYDVNTMLTTENLKEVASRTHMDGSVENLLAALGYGGLMVNSVMVKLVDLYKKAQKKNTNKNLSQLLSELKPKTVKTHKGSHGILVKGEDDIMVKLAKCCNPIPGDPIVGYITRGHGVSVHRADCPNVLANTEDPNRMIEVSWNVDTDTAYKVVLRLTTSDQPGVMANIMTVTSETKVNINALNAHTNPNKTAFIDMGLDITSLDQLNYIIGRLRRIKGVYKVDRKVSGV; this is encoded by the coding sequence ATGGAACAGCTTGATGACAAGCCAATCAGTGCGGAGGAATTCTATGCCCGCATCAGCAAATATCTGACTCCCCGGCAGGTGGAGTTCGTCCGGGAAGCCTATAACTTCGCGGCGGAAGCCCATGCCAAGCAGAAACGGGCGTCCGGTGAACCCTATATCATCCATCCCCTGGGGGTGGCCTCCATCCTGGCCCAGCTCCAGATGGACGACGTGACCCTGGCGGCGGCCTTCCTGCATGACGTGGTGGAGGACACCGAAGTGTCCCTGGACCAGCTGGAAGACATTTTCGGCCGGGAAGTGGCCATGCTGGTGGACGGCGTGACCAAACTGGGCAAGATCGAATACATCTCCCGGGAAGAGCAGCAGGTGGAGAACTACCGGAAAATGTTCCTGGCCATGGCCAAGGACATCCGGGTGGTGCTGATCAAACTGGCCGACAGGCTGCACAACATGCGTACCATGAAATATATGCCGGTGAACAAGCAGAAACGGATCTCCAGCGAAACCCTGGAGATCTATGCGCCCCTGGCTCACCGGCTGGGTATCTACGCCATCAAATGGGAACTGGAGGATCTGGCCTTCCGGTACATGGAACCCCAGCATTACTACGAGCTGGTGGAACAGGTGAAGATCAAACGGCACGAGCGGGAAGCCATGGTCCAGGAAGCCATGGACGAACTGCGGAAGCTGTGCGAGGAATCGGGCATCAACTGCCAGATCCAGGGCCGTCCCAAGAGCTTCTACAGCATCTACAAGAAGATGCAGCGGGATCACAAGACCATCAACGAAATCTACGACCTTCTGGCCGTACGGGTCCTGGTGGATACGGTGAAGGACTGCTACGGGGTACTGGGAATCGTCCACGGCAAGTGGAAACCCATTCCGGGCCGGTTCAAGGACTACATCGCCGTCCCCAAATCCAACGGCTACCAGAGCCTGCATACCACGGTGGTCTCCTCCAGTGGCCAGCCTCTGGAAATCCAGATCCGGACCTTCGAGATGCACAAGGTCTCTGAATACGGTGTGGCAGCCCACTGGCGGTATAAGGAAAGCGGCGGCTCCAAGATGCCCAGCGCGGCGGACAAGAGCGTGGATGCCAAGATGGCCTGGCTGCGCCAGCTGCTGGAATGGCACAAGGACATGCGGGATCCCCATGAATTCGTGGACACGGTCAAGATGGACGTGTTCTCTGACGAAGTGTTCGTATTCACGCCCCAGGGGGATGTGCTGGACCTGCCGGAGGGATCCGTCCCCATCGATTTTGCCTACCGGGTGCATACCGGGGTGGGCAACAGCTGCGTGGGGGCCAAGGTCAACGGTAAAATCGTGCCCCTGGATTACCATCTGAAAAACGGGGACATCGTGGAGATCATCACCTCCAAGACGTCGCCGGGACCCAGCCGGGACTGGATCAACATTGTAGGGTCCAGCCAGACCAAGAACAAGATCAAACAGTTCTTCAAGAAGGAACGGCGGGAAGAGAACATCGTCAACGGCCGGGAAATGCTGGAGCGGGAATGCCGGCGCCTGGGCTACGACGTGAATACCATGCTCACGACCGAGAACCTGAAGGAAGTGGCGTCCCGGACCCATATGGACGGCAGCGTGGAGAACCTGCTGGCGGCTCTGGGGTACGGCGGCCTGATGGTGAACTCGGTGATGGTGAAGCTGGTGGACCTGTACAAGAAGGCCCAGAAGAAGAACACCAACAAGAACCTGTCCCAGCTGCTCAGTGAGCTGAAGCCCAAGACCGTGAAGACCCACAAAGGCAGCCACGGCATCCTGGTCAAAGGGGAAGACGACATCATGGTGAAGCTGGCCAAGTGCTGCAACCCCATCCCCGGCGACCCCATTGTGGGCTATATCACCCGGGGCCACGGGGTCAGTGTCCATCGGGCCGACTGCCCCAATGTGCTGGCCAATACGGAAGATCCCAACCGGATGATCGAAGTGTCCTGGAACGTGGACACGGATACGGCCTATAAGGTGGTGCTGCGGCTGACCACCTCAGACCAGCCCGGCGTCATGGCCAACATCATGACCGTGACCAGCGAGACCAAGGTGAACATCAATGCGCTGAACGCCCACACCAATCCCAACAAGACGGCGTTCATCGACATGGGACTGGACATCACCAGCCTGGACCAGCTGAACTACATCATCGGCCGGCTGCGTCGCATCAAAGGGGTCTACAAGGTGGACCGGAAAGTCTCGGGGGTGTGA
- the dtd gene encoding D-aminoacyl-tRNA deacylase, with protein sequence MRAVVQRVTEASVTVEGKTVGSIGSGLMVLLGVEQEDTEKDGAYLAEKLAGLRIFEDDHEKMNLSVQQVGGSILLVSQFTLLGDVRHGKRPSFTQAAPPQEADALYEDLADRLRQKGIPVETGQFQAHMEVSLVNDGPVTILLDSRKLF encoded by the coding sequence ATGCGGGCTGTGGTGCAGCGGGTGACGGAAGCCTCCGTCACCGTGGAAGGAAAGACGGTAGGTTCCATCGGCTCGGGGCTTATGGTGCTTCTGGGCGTGGAACAGGAAGATACGGAAAAGGACGGGGCCTATCTGGCAGAAAAGCTGGCCGGGCTGCGGATCTTTGAAGACGACCATGAGAAAATGAACCTTTCGGTGCAGCAGGTGGGGGGCAGTATTTTGCTGGTGTCCCAGTTCACCCTGCTGGGGGATGTACGCCACGGCAAACGGCCTTCCTTCACCCAGGCGGCGCCGCCCCAGGAGGCGGACGCTCTGTATGAGGACCTGGCGGACAGGCTGCGGCAGAAGGGCATCCCGGTGGAAACGGGACAGTTCCAGGCCCATATGGAAGTGAGCCTGGTGAACGATGGTCCGGTGACCATCCTGCTGGACAGCCGGAAGTTATTTTAG
- a CDS encoding AI-2E family transporter: MEIRQKPKGLVVKSLLALAGFGVFYLAATAFLPVLLAIGMSFLLYPIVDRLEKIRIKGRPFPNTLAVLISFLIFGLFVAAAVNVLIVPLVTQVNNLLKALPGLAAHANDSISLFLGGEAQKLPPNVRDLLQQGTSSMSSYVMGFLKTMVTSTLQAARSLVNLALVPFLCFYFLKDWRTLKKMVVGLFSYNRQTLADQVLTDIGHMLCAYVDNMFKLCFVSAIILTIGNTILGVQYTLVLGFLAMISEMIPMVGSVAGTLAAVFIALLQKPSLAVKVLVLYLVYYQVDAQVIMPNLMGHGITLHPVLIILAVMIGGQIGGVAGLIFAVPVLTILKVLYGYFWHAGEEKK; this comes from the coding sequence ATGGAAATCCGACAGAAGCCCAAAGGGCTGGTGGTGAAGAGCCTGCTGGCCCTGGCCGGTTTCGGTGTGTTTTATCTGGCGGCCACGGCCTTTCTGCCCGTGCTGCTGGCCATTGGCATGAGCTTCCTGCTGTATCCCATTGTGGACCGGCTGGAAAAAATCAGGATCAAGGGACGGCCGTTTCCCAATACCCTGGCCGTGCTGATCTCGTTCCTGATCTTCGGCCTGTTTGTGGCGGCGGCGGTCAATGTATTGATCGTCCCTCTGGTGACCCAGGTGAACAACCTGCTGAAAGCCCTGCCGGGGCTGGCGGCCCATGCCAATGACAGCATCAGCCTGTTTTTGGGCGGGGAGGCCCAGAAACTGCCACCCAATGTGCGGGATCTGCTGCAGCAGGGGACCAGCAGCATGAGCAGCTATGTGATGGGGTTCCTGAAGACCATGGTCACATCCACCCTGCAGGCGGCCCGCAGCCTGGTGAACCTGGCCCTGGTGCCGTTTCTGTGCTTCTATTTCCTGAAGGACTGGCGCACCCTGAAGAAAATGGTGGTGGGGCTGTTCTCCTACAACAGGCAGACCCTGGCTGATCAGGTGCTCACCGATATCGGGCATATGCTCTGTGCCTATGTGGACAACATGTTCAAGCTGTGCTTCGTTTCCGCCATCATCCTGACCATCGGCAACACCATCCTGGGTGTGCAGTACACCCTGGTGCTGGGGTTCCTGGCCATGATCTCGGAAATGATCCCCATGGTGGGGAGCGTGGCCGGCACGCTGGCAGCGGTGTTCATCGCCCTGCTGCAGAAGCCGTCCCTGGCGGTGAAGGTGCTGGTGCTGTATCTGGTGTACTACCAGGTGGATGCCCAGGTGATCATGCCCAACCTGATGGGCCATGGCATCACCCTGCATCCGGTGCTGATCATCCTGGCGGTGATGATCGGGGGGCAGATCGGCGGCGTGGCCGGACTGATCTTTGCCGTGCCGGTACTGACCATCCTGAAAGTACTCTACGGGTACTTCTGGCATGCCGGGGAAGAAAAGAAATGA
- the aspS gene encoding aspartate--tRNA ligase → MSMKRSHHCGDLRKADAGKTVTLCGWVSKRRDHGGIIFIDLRDRHGLVQVVIDPAHDSKDFHKAEGVRSEYVLQVTGLVRERSEETVNPHLPTGEVEVVVKDLNVLNPSKTPPFYIQDGIDVDENVRLRYRYLDLRRPEMQKNLILRHKVTKAVRDFLDHQDFLEIETPDLIRSTPEGARDYLVPSRVNPGKFYALPQSPQLFKQLLMIAGMERYFQIARCFRDEDLRADRQPEFTQLDMEMSFVDEDDIMSLTEKLISYVFKQTLNVDVPVPMARMTWDEAMDKYGSDKPDLRFGMQLINMNEALKGTQFKVFKDIIDKGGLVKAINVKGYNKIPRRELDGLVEFVGIYGAKGLAWIIVNDDGTIKSPIAKFFSDEEMQRILAAGKAEKGDVLLFVADRKASVVAAALGALRLEMGKRLGLIDPDKLCFTWVVKFPMFEYSEEEHRYVAMHHPFTCPCDEDVDKLLTDPGHVYAKAYDMVLNGVEIGGGSVRIHREDVQKKVFEAIGLTDEQAQEKFGFLLKAFEFGAPPHGGLAFGLDRLVMLMAKRPSIRDVIAFPKSQSAIDLMCQAPNLVDEKQLRELHIRSTVVKKDKDKEIKK, encoded by the coding sequence ATGAGTATGAAACGCAGTCATCATTGCGGTGACTTGAGAAAAGCAGATGCCGGCAAGACAGTGACCTTGTGCGGCTGGGTAAGCAAACGACGTGACCACGGCGGCATCATCTTCATCGATCTCCGTGATCGGCATGGTCTGGTGCAGGTGGTCATCGACCCCGCCCACGACAGCAAAGACTTCCATAAGGCCGAAGGTGTCCGCAGCGAATATGTGCTGCAGGTGACCGGCCTGGTGCGGGAACGGAGCGAAGAAACCGTGAACCCCCATCTGCCCACCGGTGAAGTGGAAGTGGTCGTCAAGGATCTGAACGTGCTGAATCCGTCCAAGACCCCGCCCTTCTACATCCAGGATGGCATCGATGTGGATGAAAATGTGCGTCTGCGCTATCGGTATCTGGACCTGCGCCGTCCGGAAATGCAAAAGAACCTGATCCTGCGTCACAAGGTGACCAAGGCTGTCCGGGACTTCCTGGACCACCAGGACTTCCTGGAAATTGAAACGCCGGATCTGATCCGCAGCACCCCGGAAGGTGCCCGTGACTATCTGGTACCCAGCCGTGTGAACCCCGGCAAGTTCTATGCACTGCCCCAGTCTCCCCAACTGTTCAAACAGCTGCTGATGATTGCCGGCATGGAACGGTACTTCCAGATTGCCCGCTGCTTCCGTGATGAAGACCTGCGTGCAGACCGTCAGCCCGAATTCACCCAGCTGGATATGGAAATGTCCTTCGTGGATGAAGATGATATCATGAGCCTGACGGAAAAACTGATTTCCTATGTGTTCAAACAAACCCTGAACGTGGACGTGCCCGTTCCCATGGCCCGCATGACCTGGGACGAAGCCATGGACAAGTACGGCAGCGACAAACCGGACCTGCGGTTCGGCATGCAGCTGATCAACATGAACGAAGCCCTGAAGGGGACCCAGTTCAAGGTGTTCAAGGACATCATCGACAAAGGGGGCCTGGTGAAGGCCATCAACGTCAAAGGGTACAACAAGATCCCCCGGAGAGAACTGGATGGTCTGGTGGAATTCGTAGGCATTTACGGTGCCAAGGGTCTGGCCTGGATCATCGTGAACGATGACGGCACCATCAAATCCCCTATTGCCAAATTCTTCTCCGACGAGGAAATGCAGCGGATCCTGGCTGCCGGCAAGGCAGAAAAGGGCGATGTGCTGCTGTTCGTAGCCGACCGGAAGGCTTCTGTGGTGGCTGCCGCTCTGGGCGCTCTGCGTCTGGAAATGGGCAAACGCCTGGGCCTGATCGATCCGGACAAACTGTGCTTCACCTGGGTGGTGAAGTTCCCCATGTTCGAATACAGCGAAGAGGAACATCGGTATGTGGCCATGCACCATCCGTTCACCTGCCCCTGCGATGAGGACGTGGATAAGCTGCTCACCGATCCCGGCCATGTGTATGCCAAAGCATATGATATGGTGCTGAACGGTGTTGAAATCGGCGGCGGTTCCGTTCGTATCCATCGGGAAGATGTACAGAAGAAGGTCTTTGAAGCCATCGGCCTGACCGATGAACAGGCCCAGGAAAAATTCGGATTCCTGCTGAAAGCCTTCGAATTCGGGGCACCTCCCCATGGCGGCCTGGCCTTCGGCCTGGATCGTCTGGTGATGCTCATGGCCAAACGGCCGTCCATCCGTGACGTGATTGCTTTCCCGAAATCCCAGAGTGCCATCGACCTGATGTGCCAGGCACCCAACCTGGTTGACGAAAAGCAGCTGCGTGAACTGCACATCCGCAGCACCGTTGTGAAGAAAGACAAAGACAAAGAAATAAAGAAATGA
- a CDS encoding MBL fold metallo-hydrolase: MKIYRVVVGPIQENCYIIKNEKNNLGIIVDPGDEANLILDAVHRAGIQQVVAIFITHGHGDHISALDEVKKATGAKVYMSKEDAPMLRVWNSSLSYSTNRDKKFDPPDEYFTDGEKLTVAGLDFTIAATPGHTRGGVCIIGDGVVFCGDTVFLESIGRTDLPGGSYDAILNSIKTKILPLPDDYKLLPGHGPATTVGWERRRNPFLQ, encoded by the coding sequence ATGAAGATCTATCGGGTCGTAGTGGGACCCATTCAGGAAAACTGCTATATCATCAAAAATGAAAAGAACAACCTGGGCATCATCGTGGACCCGGGGGATGAAGCCAATCTGATCCTGGACGCCGTGCACAGAGCGGGCATCCAGCAGGTGGTGGCCATTTTCATCACCCACGGCCACGGGGATCATATCTCCGCCCTGGACGAGGTGAAGAAAGCCACCGGTGCCAAGGTGTACATGAGCAAAGAGGATGCCCCCATGCTGCGGGTCTGGAACAGCAGCCTCTCCTATTCCACCAACCGGGACAAGAAATTCGATCCCCCTGATGAATACTTCACCGACGGGGAGAAACTGACCGTGGCCGGGCTGGACTTCACCATCGCTGCCACGCCGGGCCATACCCGGGGCGGGGTGTGCATCATCGGCGACGGCGTGGTGTTCTGCGGAGATACGGTATTCCTGGAAAGCATCGGCCGGACGGATCTGCCGGGCGGCTCCTACGATGCCATCCTGAACTCCATCAAGACGAAGATCCTGCCCCTGCCCGATGACTACAAACTCCTTCCTGGCCATGGCCCTGCCACCACGGTGGGCTGGGAAAGACGGCGGAATCCGTTCCTGCAGTAA